The genomic window CAGGGCGTTGACGGTGTCGATGAGGCCGCTGGTCGGTGAGAGCGGGGCCGGGTCCCACAAATCCGCTTGGGCAAATACCACGACGGCCTTGGCGTCGCTGCTCTTGGCCTGCGCGAACGCCTGAAGCAGCCAGGCCAGATTGGCGGCGTTGCGCGGAAAATATTCGGCGGCCATTTCCGGCGTGCGCTCCAAGCCGTTGTTGCTGCCAATCACATGAAGCGTAGTGAACACCACGCCGCCCTTAGTCCAGCGCGAATTTTCAGGGTAATTCGGCTGCGTCGTGAGCGGCATGGGCGTTTTGCCAAGACTTTGTTTGCCATCAAAAAAGTTGCTGCGAAGAAAAGCAAGGCGCTCGAGTGGGTTAAATTTACCCGCTTTCTCGCGGTGACAATCCGTCCACTCATTGTCGCCGGGAGTGTAAATCAGCGGCTGCTCAAAGGTGTTGAATTGCGTGCGGACCTTGAGCAATTCGGCATCGGCACAAGACGTGCTGCCGCTTTTGATATCGCCGACATGTACGGTAAAACTGGGAGCCGTGCGGTTGACCGTGGCAATCAAGCGGTCAAAAGCGGCGTAGTTTTCAGGCTTACCGCCGTAAGGCATATCGCCGAGCGCCACGAAGCTAAATGGAGCGGCAAAAGCGGAGGATAAGCCGAGGGCTAAAGTGGTCAGCAGGGTTTTCATACGCGCTCATCTGAACGCTTCTTTGTCAGCTGGGCATC from Deinococcus detaillensis includes these protein-coding regions:
- a CDS encoding metallophosphoesterase; its protein translation is MKTLLTTLALGLSSAFAAPFSFVALGDMPYGGKPENYAAFDRLIATVNRTAPSFTVHVGDIKSGSTSCADAELLKVRTQFNTFEQPLIYTPGDNEWTDCHREKAGKFNPLERLAFLRSNFFDGKQSLGKTPMPLTTQPNYPENSRWTKGGVVFTTLHVIGSNNGLERTPEMAAEYFPRNAANLAWLLQAFAQAKSSDAKAVVVFAQADLWDPAPLSPTSGLIDTVNALREQAKAFGKPVLFVHGDSHVTRLDQPFNTYDDSSAPNFWRLEVPGDQRVAAIKVTVDPEDPAVFAYRLLLP